From one Humulus lupulus chromosome 8, drHumLupu1.1, whole genome shotgun sequence genomic stretch:
- the LOC133794953 gene encoding probable LRR receptor-like serine/threonine-protein kinase At1g51810: MLRYKDDVYDRLWRSYGRNQWKPFLTTSLTDANSIKNGKYQIPFTVMNTAYTRNRNSTDDIIIECDISSRPTERYFLYIHLAELEQLDETETREFNIYVNNNLWYQNEVPKYLIQSTIYSTINDTEVEGGVPKLRILFRKAEKSSLPPLINAIEVYVQKELSLTETNQMDGMTLHVL; the protein is encoded by the exons ATGTTGAG GTACAAGGACGATGTTTATGATCGTTTGTGGAGATCCTACGGGAGAAACCAGTGGAAGCCTTTCTTAACTACTTCTCTTACTGATGCAAACTCTATCAAAAATGGAAAGTACCAAATACCGTTCACCGTCATGAACACTGCATACACTCGAAACAGAAATAGTACTGATGACATTATAATTGAATGTGATATCAGCAGCAGACCCACCGAAAGATATTTCCTCTACATTCATTTAGCAGAACTCGAACAGCTCGACGAGACCGAAACAAGAGAATTCAACATCTACGTTAATAATAATTTGTGGTACCAAAACGAGGTTCCCAAATACTTGATCCAAAGTACAATATATAGCACCATTAATGACACAGAAGTTGAAGGTGGAGTACCGAAACTGAGAATTTTGTTTAGAAAAGCCGAAAAGTCATCTCTACCGCCTCTTATAAATGCCATAGAGGTTTACGTGCAAAAGGAGCTCTCTCTAACGGAAACCAACCAAATGGATGGTATGACTCTACATGTATTATGA